Proteins from a single region of Drosophila biarmipes strain raj3 chromosome 3R, RU_DBia_V1.1, whole genome shotgun sequence:
- the LOC108027134 gene encoding uncharacterized protein LOC108027134 has protein sequence MFRIFPLLCLLLFSAVRSENCAQDASATLYCRGERALRNVLRNLNRSEKPLVVVRGLEIVPLQNNSLFEEEQDQDQSLLDSLSFYLRTHEINVKLADLLEDEAQVSEARKKDKGQGMLLAMALMFGKMMAVMGLGGIAALAMKALGVSLVALMMAGMLGLKTAAQHGGETSHSISYVTGEGHGHHHKRRRRSTGQQPLAYRGWN, from the exons ATGTTCCGCATTTTCCCGCTGCTCTGTCTGCTGCTCTTCTCGGCTGTCCGCTCGGAAAACTGCGCCCAGGATGCGAGTGCCACCCTGTATTGTCGTGGGGAACGGGCCCTGCGGAATGTCCTGCGTAATTTAAATCGCAGTGAAAAGCCCCTAGTGGTAGTCAGGGGCCTCGAAATAGTTCCCCTTCAGAACAACTCGCTCTTTGAGGAGGAACAGGATCAGGACCAGAGCCTGCTGGATAGTCTGTCCTTCTACCTGCGCACCCACGAGATTAATGTGAAGCTGGCCGATCTACTAGAGGATGAGGCGCAAGTTTCAG AGGCCCGCAAAAAGGACAAAGGCCAGGGCATGCTGCTGGCAATGGCGCTAATGTTCGGCAAAATGATGGCCGTGATGGGCTTGGGCGGAATAGCGGCCCTGGCCATGAAGGCGCTGGGCGTCTCCCTGGTGGCCCTGATGATGGCCGGGATGCTGGGCCTGAAGACTGCCGCCCAGCACGGTGGGGAGACCAGTCACAGCATTTCCTATGTGACCGGCGAGGGACATGGACACCACCACAAGCGGAGGCGCCGCTCGACGGGTCAACAACCCCTGGCCTACAGGGGCTGGAACTGA